Genomic window (Nymphaea colorata isolate Beijing-Zhang1983 chromosome 1, ASM883128v2, whole genome shotgun sequence):
GACAATAACAATTATTGCTATTATCTTCAGACACTCCATCAATCCAGTTAAACACTATGTTACCTTGCTTGAAATTGTTCAAAGCAGTGTTTTAAATCTTGACATGAATCTCCTAACTTATTGGAACATAAAATCCTGTATTATTAATGTAAATAATTTATTGGATTTCCAtatgtaaaaggaaaaattaaagaTAATTAAACTTAACTTCATGTGTGGTTACTGGGCTCTTTATCCTTTGGACTTCTCATTTTAGGCAATATGTAGACatgattatttagtttgttaACTATTGGATAGTTGTAAATGTTGAGTATATATTgactttaatgtttttttttttttatcgagtGGTTTCTCGTTGATATACTGAAACTTGCAACTTAGGTATGTTGAAAGATGCAATTATAAAGAGGCTTAGCTATTATAAAGGTCTTCATATTTAATAATACATttagtaataataataacaataataatataagaaaaagaagaagaaacaatttAAGTATTTTAATTGAGTGGGCCTGCCAAATTTGCAGGCTTTGATGTTTGACCAACAAGTTGGAGggaaaagagaagcaaaaagggaaaatcaattagaaaaaggaaatccaCATTCAAGGATAGAAAGGATGAAAAGGATAGCAACCCAACCTGGCATCATTGCGGTTATCTCTCTCGCTTCTGGAGAACTTCAATGAATTTTGTAGTTCTCGCTTGCCAATTTGCAGCAGGTATCTGCGAGAGATAGAGATGAGCGAAAGGTGCGATCGAAataaatgtatttcaaaacataaaatttcaatgattttgatTGCGAGCATCATCCAAGTAGTTCTTCAAGATTTCATTAATGAGGACATATATATAATCCTTAGATGTGTCTTTCGTAAGAGAGTAACTAcatcattaaaagaaaaaaaattactttctAAAAGGTTATCTTGCGTTAATGAAGCAAATCCTAGAGTTTCATCATACCTATTGAAGCCTGGCGTCAAAGTTACTTTCTGAAACAGGAAAAGTAGATACTAACTCTGTGCATCGAGTAAGAATGACAAAATAgttacaattatatatatattttcacctGAAATCTCATAAGAATTGGAAAagttctctcatttttctcagAAAACTTTTAGTTTTGTTCCTGGCTAAGAATGAAGAAACCCATTTCACTTCTTTCTGGGCACCTTTTTGGGGAAGAAGGGAAACATTTTGTCGCTGTCGCCATATATTGCACGATGGTTTGCTGCCCAGAAAGCAATTGGTGAAAGTGAAACCCaccttaatttttcttttattaagcAATTTTTGGGCCTTATTTTTACTGTTTTTGCTGGTTGGTAGCTAAAAGTTCCTTGGAACGGGTCAGGGGTGCAAAAAGATTCATATAAAGTCCGGAAGAAGAGTCAAAGATCACCAGGACAATGGGTTCTGGTGATCATTGCTCCAACCACAGTGAGTCGTAtgcagcagaggaagaagaagatgcagaagaggaagaaagcacTTTGGTTGAGTGCAGAATCTGTCAAGAGGAGGAAGACAGACTGAACCTTGAAGTCCCTTGTGGCTGTTCTGGAAGCGTGAAGGTTCCCAGTACTACCCATTCATCTtctgttcttcttccttttctctttttctgatcGTCTCCTTTTTCTGTATATCGGGTTTTGATCTCTATGTAACAGTACGCACACAGGAAGTGTGTCCAAACATGGTGCAACGCGAAAGGTAACACCGTCTGTGAAGTTTGTTGTCAGGTAATGTTCTCAAAACTGAAGGCAGAGTACTTTGCAGCATATATGTTCATTCCACACATTCCTGTGCATTTTGTTCACGTTCATATACGTAGTGCTTTAATTTTATTTCCTCTGTTTTGTACTGATAGCCATATCGGAGTGGATACACTGCAAATCTTCATCTTGGTCAGGAAGGAAGACACATTTCACTCGACATCAGGTCTGCTTTCTTAATGCCCTGGTTCCTTTTCTGCCACCATTGAGAGTTCTACtcaattttcatcttcaacATCTTGTTCATGTCACACCATCATCATCTTGGATATGATTGTTCATTTGCTCTGATCATTACGTTGACAGTGATGAGTATGGCGGTGAAATGCTATCGAACGAGGATGACGAGGAACACTTTGAGAGAGACTATCGTAAAGCTGCTACTGGTTGTCGCTCAGCTGCTATCATGGTATGTTACTTCTCAGTATAACCAttctccttctttctccaagggggagagagagagagagagagagagagagagagacagagagagagagagagagagaga
Coding sequences:
- the LOC116246036 gene encoding uncharacterized protein LOC116246036, producing MGSGDHCSNHSESYAAEEEEDAEEEESTLVECRICQEEEDRLNLEVPCGCSGSVKYAHRKCVQTWCNAKGNTVCEVCCQPYRSGYTANLHLGQEGRHISLDISDEYGGEMLSNEDDEEHFERDYRKAATGCRSAAIMLMAVLLLRHALTVAAEHSRGDSALFCILVLVRAAGFLLPCYLMARAINILQYRRRQRNEEGVMAAALSMAMRAGHARVARNEPSAHNLLLQLEP